In the Ramlibacter tataouinensis TTB310 genome, one interval contains:
- the thiD gene encoding bifunctional hydroxymethylpyrimidine kinase/phosphomethylpyrimidine kinase produces the protein MAPTATAPVAAASRYPRVLAIAGSDSGGGAGIQADLKAIAALGCFGMTAITALTAQNTVGVRSIHAVPLDVLADQIDAVVEDIGVDAVKIGMLHSAATIGAVAAAVDRHRLRPVVLDPVMVATSGARLIDPAAVASLVRELFPRAVLVTPNLDEAALLAGHPVRDEDEMEAAARRMIAMGAQAVLLKGGHLAGDSVSDLLLDQAMQPLWLRGARIATANTHGTGCTLSSAIAAQLALGHALPDAVQQARDYVRGALRAGAAVRTGAGSGPLNHSYAPQPMRLLPLP, from the coding sequence ATGGCTCCCACCGCTACCGCTCCTGTTGCTGCCGCCTCGCGCTACCCGCGCGTGCTGGCCATCGCCGGCTCCGATTCCGGCGGTGGCGCCGGGATCCAGGCCGACCTCAAGGCCATCGCCGCCCTGGGCTGCTTCGGCATGACGGCGATCACCGCGCTGACCGCGCAGAACACGGTGGGCGTGCGCTCCATCCATGCGGTGCCGCTGGACGTGCTGGCCGACCAGATCGACGCCGTGGTCGAGGACATCGGCGTGGACGCGGTCAAGATCGGCATGCTGCATTCCGCGGCGACGATCGGGGCGGTGGCCGCCGCGGTCGACCGCCACCGCCTGCGGCCGGTGGTGCTCGATCCGGTCATGGTGGCCACCAGCGGCGCCAGGCTGATCGACCCGGCGGCGGTGGCCTCGCTGGTGCGCGAACTGTTCCCCCGCGCCGTGCTGGTCACGCCCAACCTGGACGAGGCGGCGCTGCTGGCCGGGCACCCCGTGCGCGACGAGGACGAGATGGAAGCCGCCGCCCGCCGGATGATCGCCATGGGCGCGCAGGCCGTGCTGCTCAAGGGCGGCCACCTGGCCGGCGACAGCGTCAGCGACCTGCTGCTGGACCAGGCCATGCAGCCGCTGTGGCTGCGTGGCGCGCGCATCGCCACGGCCAATACCCACGGCACCGGCTGCACCCTGTCCAGCGCCATCGCGGCCCAGCTCGCACTCGGCCACGCGCTGCCCGACGCCGTGCAGCAGGCCCGCGACTACGTCCGCGGGGCGCTGCGGGCCGGCGCTGCGGTGCGCACCGGCGCGGGCAGCGGGCCGCTGAACCATTCCTATGCGCCGCAGCCCATGCGGCTGCTCCCATTGCCATGA
- a CDS encoding ABC transporter permease — MTSWRAAAGSLALLLSLLALWQACAVGLGLSALVLPAPGAVAASLWKGLASGFFWPHIRATGAELLLGLALGGAFGFAAGALLAEVAPLRRLLMPYLVVSQVVPKLALMPLFIVWFGFGLVPTVVITALICFFPLMENTLTGLSQVRPERLELFRMLGASRVQTLWRLKLPSGLPAILAGLRIAVVLALVGAVVGEFIGASQGLGALIIAAQGSMDTPLMFAVLVLVALLGLLAYQLTLWLERRLLRAYASF, encoded by the coding sequence ATGACGTCCTGGCGCGCCGCGGCCGGCAGCCTGGCGCTGCTGCTGTCACTGTTGGCTCTCTGGCAGGCCTGCGCCGTCGGCCTCGGGCTGTCGGCCCTGGTGCTGCCAGCGCCGGGTGCGGTCGCCGCATCGCTGTGGAAGGGCCTGGCCAGCGGCTTCTTCTGGCCGCACATCCGCGCCACCGGCGCCGAGCTGCTGCTGGGGCTGGCCCTGGGCGGCGCCTTCGGCTTCGCCGCGGGCGCGCTGCTGGCCGAGGTGGCGCCGCTGCGCCGGCTGCTCATGCCCTACCTGGTGGTCAGCCAGGTGGTCCCCAAGCTCGCGCTGATGCCGCTGTTCATCGTCTGGTTCGGCTTCGGCCTGGTCCCCACGGTGGTCATCACCGCGCTGATCTGCTTCTTCCCGCTGATGGAGAACACGCTGACCGGCCTGTCGCAGGTGCGTCCCGAGCGGCTGGAGCTGTTCCGCATGCTGGGCGCCAGCCGGGTCCAGACCCTGTGGCGGCTCAAGCTCCCCAGCGGTCTGCCGGCCATCCTGGCGGGCCTGCGCATCGCGGTCGTGCTGGCCCTGGTGGGCGCGGTGGTCGGCGAGTTCATCGGCGCCAGCCAGGGCCTGGGCGCGCTGATCATCGCGGCCCAGGGCAGCATGGACACGCCGCTGATGTTCGCCGTGCTGGTGCTGGTCGCGCTGCTGGGGCTGCTGGCCTACCAGCTCACCCTGTGGCTGGAGCGCCGCCTGCTGCGCGCCTACGCATCGTTTTGA
- a CDS encoding SDR family oxidoreductase, giving the protein MGTHGMDFAGQVVLVTGASRGIGAAIARAFARQGATVAVNYLRSHEAAQAVVRACREEGGDALALQADVTSPPQAEALVAQVVQECGRLDVLVNNAFAPYSFDPERRVPFERLAWPDYLRQYEGSVGAAFHLCRAALPHLQARAQGAIVNLVSDLVEDPVVPYHDYGTAKAALVGFSRHLAAEVGPLGVRVNCVAPGLVHPTQGSSATRASFREALMAATPLRRLARPEDVAGPVLFLASSWGAFITGQVLLVDGGRVMR; this is encoded by the coding sequence ATGGGCACGCACGGCATGGATTTCGCGGGCCAGGTGGTGCTGGTCACCGGCGCCTCGCGTGGCATCGGGGCTGCCATCGCGCGCGCCTTCGCGCGGCAGGGCGCCACGGTGGCGGTGAACTACCTGCGCAGCCACGAGGCCGCGCAGGCCGTGGTGCGGGCTTGCCGGGAGGAGGGCGGCGACGCCCTGGCCCTGCAGGCCGACGTCACCTCGCCACCCCAGGCGGAGGCGCTGGTGGCGCAGGTGGTGCAGGAATGCGGCCGCCTGGACGTGCTGGTCAACAACGCGTTCGCGCCCTACAGCTTCGACCCGGAGCGGCGCGTGCCCTTCGAGCGCCTGGCCTGGCCCGACTACCTGCGGCAGTACGAGGGCTCGGTGGGCGCGGCCTTCCACCTGTGCCGCGCGGCGCTGCCGCACCTGCAGGCGCGGGCCCAGGGCGCCATCGTCAACCTGGTGAGCGACCTGGTGGAGGACCCGGTGGTGCCCTACCACGACTACGGCACGGCCAAGGCGGCGCTGGTGGGCTTCAGCCGGCACCTGGCGGCCGAGGTCGGCCCGCTGGGCGTGCGCGTCAACTGCGTCGCGCCCGGCCTGGTGCATCCCACGCAGGGCAGCTCGGCGACGCGCGCCTCGTTCCGCGAGGCCCTCATGGCGGCCACGCCGCTGCGGCGCCTGGCCCGGCCCGAGGACGTGGCCGGGCCGGTGCTGTTCCTGGCCTCGAGCTGGGGCGCTTTCATCACCGGCCAGGTGCTGCTGGTCGACGGCGGGAGGGTGATGCGATGA
- a CDS encoding ABC transporter ATP-binding protein, with protein MTFLRLAGVSFAHPGRPVLEGVELALAAGDIHCLVGRSGCGKTTLLKLAAGLLAPTRGQVLWGGPATAAHERTGFVFQAPTLLDWLSARDNVLLPVSLKRRPTAQDMARADALLARLGLADRAMHRPGQLSGGQQSRVALARALLPQPPLLLLDEPFAALDAITREELQRDLLGLAREHGTTVLFVTHDIAEAVFLGDRVSVMAGGRLSHSFTVPPAARTRDTPAFGAGCAQVREALGLEVSA; from the coding sequence ATGACTTTCCTGCGCCTGGCCGGCGTGTCGTTCGCCCATCCCGGCCGGCCGGTGCTGGAGGGTGTGGAGCTGGCGCTGGCGGCGGGAGACATCCATTGCCTGGTGGGCCGCAGCGGCTGCGGCAAGACCACGCTGCTGAAGCTGGCCGCCGGGCTGCTCGCGCCCACGCGCGGCCAGGTGCTGTGGGGCGGGCCGGCGACCGCGGCCCACGAACGCACCGGCTTCGTGTTCCAGGCGCCGACGTTGCTGGACTGGTTGAGCGCACGCGACAACGTGCTGCTGCCGGTGTCCCTGAAGCGCCGTCCCACGGCCCAGGACATGGCGCGCGCCGATGCGCTGCTGGCCCGGCTCGGGCTCGCGGACCGCGCCATGCACCGCCCGGGCCAGCTCTCGGGTGGCCAGCAGAGCCGGGTGGCGCTGGCGCGGGCCCTGCTGCCGCAACCGCCGCTGCTGCTGCTGGACGAGCCCTTCGCCGCCCTGGACGCGATCACGCGCGAGGAGCTGCAGCGCGACCTGCTGGGCCTGGCGCGCGAGCACGGCACGACGGTGCTGTTCGTGACGCACGACATCGCCGAGGCGGTGTTCCTGGGCGACCGGGTGTCGGTGATGGCGGGCGGGCGCCTGTCGCATTCGTTCACGGTGCCGCCGGCGGCCCGCACCCGCGACACGCCCGCGTTCGGTGCCGGCTGCGCCCAGGTGCGCGAGGCGCTCGGCCTGGAGGTGAGCGCATGA
- a CDS encoding acyl-CoA reductase, which yields MNGARLRAGYLPPGAADAVQWQLLPFEAHGRRLEVEVPLLTEAQMRALARQVRQAARERLRPLPVTQIVEVLDRVVARLLDAADPVRRQLDDLLPVVTGDDPELLRLGLSSYLQTFRAPQLHRFVAQDFANPKVLDGFQPAVKGGAIRAFGPSLLAHHWAGNVPGLPLWSLACGLLVKAGNIGKLPSAEPVFASLFAQLLAEVAPALADCLAIVWWKGGDGGAGTVLAQEADTVLAYGGNDTLVQLRNQLPASTRFLGYGHKLGLALVGREALDSQRGPAAARRAARDLVRHEQQGCYSPHRLYVERGGAIKPRAFARYLSGELSQLQRRHPRRRLTLEESASVAAWRQSAEWQLLGPAGELLGDDASQWSVAFSDEMRPVAPTAGHRCVLVCAVDALEDVAPLLEPQSPFLQTVGLATTPERLYRLAELLGGVGVTRIAPLGAMTRPEAGWHHDGRFNLADLVHVVEIEQAAEQAADRLAPYAQEGGE from the coding sequence ATGAACGGCGCGCGCCTGCGGGCCGGCTACCTGCCGCCAGGAGCGGCCGATGCGGTGCAGTGGCAGCTGCTGCCGTTCGAGGCGCACGGCCGCCGGCTCGAGGTCGAGGTGCCGCTGCTCACCGAGGCGCAGATGCGCGCGCTGGCCCGGCAGGTGCGCCAGGCGGCGCGCGAGCGCCTGCGCCCGCTGCCCGTGACGCAGATCGTGGAGGTGCTGGATCGCGTCGTCGCCCGCCTGCTCGATGCCGCCGACCCCGTGCGCCGGCAGCTGGACGATCTGCTGCCGGTGGTCACCGGCGACGACCCCGAGCTGCTGCGGCTGGGATTGTCCAGCTACCTGCAGACCTTCCGCGCGCCGCAGCTGCATCGCTTCGTGGCGCAGGACTTCGCCAACCCCAAGGTGCTGGACGGCTTCCAGCCGGCGGTCAAGGGCGGCGCGATCCGGGCCTTCGGCCCTTCGCTGCTGGCGCACCATTGGGCCGGCAACGTGCCCGGCCTGCCGCTGTGGAGCCTGGCCTGCGGCCTGCTGGTCAAGGCGGGCAACATCGGCAAGCTGCCCAGCGCCGAACCGGTGTTCGCCAGCCTGTTCGCGCAACTGCTGGCCGAGGTGGCGCCCGCCCTGGCCGACTGCCTGGCCATCGTGTGGTGGAAGGGGGGCGACGGCGGGGCGGGCACGGTGCTGGCCCAGGAGGCCGACACGGTGCTCGCCTACGGCGGCAACGACACCCTGGTGCAGCTGCGCAACCAGCTGCCGGCCAGCACGCGCTTCCTGGGCTATGGCCACAAGCTGGGCTTGGCCCTGGTCGGGCGCGAGGCACTGGACAGCCAGCGCGGGCCGGCCGCCGCGCGCCGCGCCGCGCGGGACCTGGTGCGCCACGAGCAGCAGGGCTGCTACTCGCCGCACCGGCTGTACGTGGAGCGGGGCGGCGCCATCAAGCCGCGCGCCTTCGCGCGTTACCTGTCGGGCGAGCTGTCCCAGCTGCAGCGGCGCCATCCGCGCCGCCGGCTGACGCTGGAGGAGTCGGCGTCCGTCGCCGCCTGGCGCCAGTCCGCCGAGTGGCAGCTGCTGGGTCCCGCCGGCGAGCTGCTGGGGGACGATGCTTCGCAGTGGTCGGTGGCTTTCAGCGACGAGATGCGGCCCGTCGCCCCCACGGCCGGCCACCGCTGCGTGCTGGTGTGCGCCGTGGACGCCCTGGAGGACGTGGCGCCGCTGCTGGAGCCGCAATCGCCTTTCCTGCAGACCGTGGGCCTGGCCACCACGCCCGAGCGCCTGTACCGCCTGGCGGAGCTGCTGGGCGGCGTGGGCGTCACGCGCATCGCGCCCCTGGGGGCCATGACGCGGCCCGAGGCCGGCTGGCACCACGATGGCCGCTTCAACCTGGCGGACCTGGTGCACGTGGTCGAGATCGAGCAGGCCGCCGAGCAGGCCGCCGACCGGCTGGCGCCGTATGCCCAGGAGGGCGGGGAATGA
- a CDS encoding thiamine phosphate synthase: protein MSNTMRRQECRVELAGQANQDTWPATSRGLRERGAAAVLMYGGPGQDLHWLDSVHATGWVRGRSNLAAGELAAAWDGARGQGFVAADAVLLALAGSDPLRLPLLSWDAWPPAAVAPPAAVPAPLGLYAIVDSVPALRQVLAAGIATVQLRIKQPGDADAAWQAGLRAQLREGIAATRAAGATLFVNDHWRLAAELGAQAVHLGQEDLAALSDEGRAALRATGLQLGVSSHAVWELCCAIGLAPRYVACGPVWPTVTKDMPWRPQGLDNLAWWCRAAGRPVVAIGGILTPRQVRSAARSGADGVCVLRGLWPDPRQTVPALKEAFELGRQERDGLAPAWPHPTLEPAA from the coding sequence ATGAGCAACACGATGCGAAGGCAGGAATGCCGGGTCGAGCTGGCGGGCCAGGCCAACCAGGACACGTGGCCGGCAACGTCGCGCGGCCTGCGGGAGCGTGGCGCAGCGGCCGTGCTGATGTACGGCGGTCCCGGGCAGGACCTGCACTGGCTGGACAGCGTGCATGCCACCGGCTGGGTGCGGGGCCGCTCCAACCTTGCGGCCGGCGAACTCGCGGCCGCGTGGGACGGCGCCCGGGGGCAGGGCTTCGTCGCGGCCGACGCGGTGCTGCTGGCCCTGGCGGGCAGCGATCCGCTGCGGTTGCCGCTGTTGTCCTGGGATGCATGGCCACCTGCGGCTGTCGCGCCGCCCGCCGCGGTCCCTGCGCCGCTCGGGCTCTACGCCATCGTGGACAGCGTGCCTGCCTTGCGCCAGGTCCTGGCGGCGGGCATAGCTACCGTGCAGCTGCGCATCAAGCAGCCCGGCGATGCCGACGCGGCCTGGCAGGCCGGCCTGCGCGCGCAGCTGCGCGAGGGCATCGCCGCCACGCGGGCCGCGGGCGCGACGCTGTTCGTCAATGACCACTGGCGCCTGGCCGCCGAGCTGGGGGCGCAGGCGGTGCACCTCGGCCAGGAGGACCTGGCCGCGCTGAGTGACGAGGGCCGCGCCGCCTTGCGCGCCACCGGCCTGCAGCTGGGCGTGAGCTCGCATGCCGTGTGGGAGCTGTGCTGCGCCATCGGCCTGGCGCCGCGCTACGTGGCCTGCGGACCGGTCTGGCCCACCGTCACCAAGGACATGCCCTGGCGCCCGCAGGGCCTGGACAACCTGGCCTGGTGGTGCCGGGCCGCCGGCCGGCCAGTGGTGGCCATCGGCGGCATCCTTACGCCCAGGCAGGTGCGCTCGGCTGCGCGCAGCGGCGCCGACGGCGTGTGCGTGCTGCGCGGGCTGTGGCCCGACCCCCGCCAAACCGTGCCGGCGCTGAAGGAGGCCTTCGAGCTCGGCCGCCAGGAGCGTGATGGCCTGGCGCCGGCCTGGCCGCACCCGACCCTGGAGCCCGCCGCATGA
- a CDS encoding ABC transporter substrate-binding protein, which translates to MTLRRHLLLAAAMAGLSSPVRAQAPARLDRLVVAGWSKPITEVVPLLVDADKGFYRAQGITLEYVPGAGGGDAVRNLLGGQADVAFTDPGSFFAALDKGEKLRAIYDIYPQNVFNVVSLRRSGIRQPADLKGKRIGVYSLASGTRQNLQVLLHQVGLSEADVTVVVTGLLNFAPLLQGQVDATAATDTGLAIGRRRGIGEVDVMEVGRFLNVSSDLYVVREETYQRRKDLLRRFLRAYRDSAAWMIAQPAEAARLAALRAIDASDPALALEIIQLRNAATVSDRTRREGLGALDVATLQRAADVYRQLGLVQRPIDISQVVAGDLLPGH; encoded by the coding sequence ATGACCTTGCGCCGCCACCTCCTGCTTGCCGCCGCCATGGCGGGCCTGTCCTCGCCGGTGCGCGCGCAGGCGCCGGCTCGCCTCGACAGGCTGGTGGTGGCCGGCTGGAGCAAGCCCATCACCGAAGTCGTTCCGCTGCTGGTGGATGCGGACAAGGGCTTCTACCGCGCCCAGGGCATCACGCTGGAGTACGTGCCGGGCGCCGGCGGCGGCGATGCGGTGCGCAACCTCCTCGGCGGCCAGGCCGACGTGGCCTTCACCGACCCCGGCTCGTTCTTCGCCGCGCTGGACAAGGGCGAGAAGCTGCGCGCCATCTACGACATCTACCCGCAGAACGTGTTCAACGTGGTCTCGCTGCGGCGCAGCGGCATCCGCCAGCCCGCCGACCTCAAGGGCAAGCGCATCGGCGTCTACAGCCTGGCCAGCGGCACGCGCCAGAACCTGCAGGTGCTGCTGCACCAGGTGGGCCTGAGCGAGGCCGACGTGACCGTGGTGGTCACCGGCCTGCTCAACTTCGCGCCGCTGCTGCAGGGCCAGGTGGATGCGACCGCGGCCACCGACACCGGCTTGGCGATCGGCCGCCGGCGCGGCATCGGCGAGGTGGACGTGATGGAGGTGGGCCGCTTCCTCAACGTGTCCAGCGACCTGTATGTGGTGCGCGAGGAGACCTACCAGCGCCGCAAGGACCTGCTGCGCCGCTTCCTGCGGGCCTACCGCGACAGCGCGGCCTGGATGATCGCGCAGCCGGCCGAGGCCGCCCGGCTGGCCGCGCTGCGCGCCATCGACGCCAGCGACCCGGCGCTGGCGCTGGAGATCATCCAGCTGCGCAACGCCGCGACGGTGTCGGACCGCACCCGACGGGAAGGCCTGGGCGCGCTGGACGTGGCCACCCTGCAGCGGGCCGCCGACGTGTACCGCCAGCTCGGGCTGGTGCAGCGGCCCATCGATATTTCCCAGGTCGTCGCCGGCGACCTGCTGCCGGGGCATTGA
- a CDS encoding LuxE/PaaK family acyltransferase codes for MTGSALPELQQAIERLLAFLAQDGCTDAEFDEVAAQLFTLQYTHDEPYRRFCQRRGLTPRRLAGWRDIPPVPISAFKDSTLSCVPPDECERVFMTSGTTRGEVRGRNHHPVIAVWDLSMRRNFARRFMQGAPRMRMATLFPDEGELPNSSLARYLSLASRSFGAPGSRAYVSAAGGLDVEGVCRALGDAVAAGEAIALMGASFSFVHLLDALRERGIAFTLPAGSRILDTGGYKQQAREVPLDEFYDGLAQAFGVPRARCINMYGMTELSSQLYDDGNAAVPSVKSGPHWIRTRVLDPLTGREVAPGERGVLAHCDLANFNSATTILTEDVGVAVPGGFLLLGRAEGAEAKGCSLAVQAFLEAARP; via the coding sequence ATGACGGGTTCCGCACTCCCCGAGCTGCAGCAAGCCATCGAGCGGCTGCTGGCCTTCCTGGCCCAGGACGGCTGCACCGACGCCGAGTTCGACGAGGTGGCGGCGCAGCTGTTCACGCTGCAGTACACCCACGACGAGCCGTACCGGCGCTTCTGCCAGCGCCGCGGCCTCACGCCGCGCCGGCTGGCGGGCTGGCGCGACATCCCGCCGGTACCGATCAGCGCCTTCAAGGACTCCACGCTCAGCTGCGTGCCGCCCGACGAGTGCGAGCGCGTCTTCATGACCAGCGGGACCACGCGCGGCGAGGTGCGGGGCCGCAACCACCATCCCGTCATCGCCGTGTGGGACCTGTCCATGCGCCGCAACTTCGCGCGCCGCTTCATGCAGGGGGCGCCGCGCATGCGCATGGCGACGCTGTTCCCCGACGAAGGCGAACTGCCCAATTCCTCGCTGGCGCGCTACCTGTCGCTGGCCAGCCGCAGCTTCGGCGCGCCCGGTAGCCGCGCCTACGTGAGCGCCGCGGGCGGGCTGGACGTCGAAGGCGTGTGCCGGGCGCTGGGGGACGCCGTCGCCGCCGGCGAAGCCATCGCGCTCATGGGCGCCAGCTTCAGCTTCGTGCACCTGCTGGACGCGCTGCGCGAGCGCGGTATCGCGTTCACGCTGCCGGCCGGCAGCCGCATCCTGGACACCGGCGGCTACAAGCAGCAGGCGCGCGAGGTGCCGCTGGACGAGTTCTACGACGGCCTGGCGCAGGCGTTCGGCGTGCCGCGGGCGCGCTGCATCAACATGTACGGCATGACCGAGCTCAGCTCGCAGCTGTACGACGATGGCAATGCGGCGGTCCCTTCGGTCAAGTCGGGGCCGCACTGGATCCGCACCCGGGTGCTGGACCCGCTCACCGGCCGCGAGGTCGCGCCGGGCGAGCGCGGCGTGCTGGCCCACTGCGACCTGGCCAATTTCAACTCGGCCACCACGATCCTGACCGAGGACGTGGGCGTCGCCGTGCCGGGCGGCTTCCTGCTCCTCGGCCGGGCCGAGGGGGCCGAGGCCAAGGGCTGCTCGCTGGCGGTGCAGGCCTTCCTGGAGGCGGCCCGGCCATGA